The genomic interval AAAAGGTTTTCAATTTAACCTGTTAGGAAAGACCTTTTATTTTACCAGTATCATTGCCAATGTATTGAACATGATTGTTTTAACGGCAGCTCTGTCCGTTTATAACAGTTGTGTATACAGCAACAGCCGGATGCTTTTTGGACTGGCAGAACAAGGAAATGCACCTGCTTTTTTATCAAAGCTGAATAAAAACCATGTACCCTTAAAAGCTATCCTGGTCTCAGGATTATTTGTAGCGATCAGTATTGTGATCAATAAACTAATGCCTGAAAAAGCATTAGGTATTTTGATGTCCCTGGTCGTTTCCTCACTGATGATTAACTGGCTGATGATTAGTATTACCCACTTAAAATTCAGAAAACAGAAACAAGCTGAGCAGGTGAAAACCAAATTTCCTTCCTTTATCTATCCATTATCCAATTACATTTGCCTGGTCTTTTTAGTTGGTATTCTGGTGATCATGTGGATTACAGGAATGAAACTTCCGGTGGAACTTATTCCGGGCTGGCTGGTACTTTTATACCTCTGCTATTTGGTGGTGAAGCGGAAGCAAAAACAAGCTTAAATATTGAAAAGGGGTTCTGGAAATTATTCAGAACCCCTTTTCAATTATAAACAAATAAGTTAATCTTCAAATCGTATCCTGTTTTCTATGTCTGACTAATTGCCACAATGAAACGGCCTTCGTATTTTTCTTGAAAAACTGTTTATTTGCCTTCTTTATTAAATTTAAGCCTGATTCCAGCATTGACATAGAAGTTCCCACCTAATTTGTTGATTTGTCCTTCTGTAAATAAGTTCTTGATACCACCTTCCCTAAGCTCATAATTTCTTAAAATCATATAACCACCACCCAGTACAAAATCAAAATGTTTACTCTTAAACTTGGTTTCCAGACCAGCAGGCAGTTCCGTGTAATTTAGATAACGTCTTTTAGGCTCAACCGTATTCTCGGTATCATAACTCGTATTTTTAAACCTCACCGCTAACTTTAATTCTAGCTTTTTGGTGACATCACGCGCAATGCTGACCTCAGTAGGTATATCAATATTGAATTTGAATCTGCCCTCTGTTTCCAAATGCAGCATCAAACCGGGTAAAACTATAGGTGCATTGAGTGCATTGACTACAAAAGCTCCAAATCCATAAGAGAATCCCTGCCTTGGAGTTTTGATGAAAAGTACGCCGCCGCTAATAAAAAAATCATGATAATCTACTCCTTTAAGATCCGTATTGACACCAGCAGTTAGCAGGCTGACCATCGCCCATTTATTTCGCATCGTACGTAAATAAGTTACCCCAAGCATTGTATTCAATAATTTTTCCGGCATTACATCCTGGGTATTGGTTTTACCAGACATTTCCGTGTAACCACCACTCACAATACCTGTCCATTTTTCTAACTTTTTGGTAGCAGGATCGAATTTGGTAGAAATCGGAAAACTATAATTCAGCTCCATCCTTTTTTGAGTTTTCTCTGTATTTTCTACCTGTCCGTTTTTCTGCGTGTATTTACTTTGGGGGACGTAGATCGCATTAACATCCAGTGTATTCTCGGGACCGAATTGGGCTATTGCATTTTTGCCGGTTAATAGCAGAAGAATGATAAGTAATCTTTTGAAAAAGAGATTTTTCTTAAACATAAATTTAAGCGAATGAGGTATTGAATATTTGTTGGACATTTTTTTCTGTTTAGTCATAGGACAACCTGTTTGCATTCTACCCTTACGCTGCTATTGAAATTAATTTTCTGCCTTTAAATCAATCCAAAATGGTGTTGATTCTTACTACAAGCTGTAGATAATGTCTACAATTGAAAACAATTGATCATTTTTAAATCACTTTAAACAAGGTTTTTAATCCTATTTTAATCTATGGAGCGAAAATTGCTATTGTGGATCCTTAATAACTTGCTCATTACTTAAAGATTTTGTATTTCAGATGAAAAGAAACCCTTTACCGTACCTTGTATGCTTACTCGCCATGGTATTCAGCACCCAATTCACAAAGGGAGCTGCCCATAGAAAAGACCTGTCAAGTTTCAGGACTGTATTATTTCAAACCGACACGATTCCCAGGGATTCTGTGAAAAAAGATTCCATCAAAAAGGATACTGCAAAACGTGCCGTAATCCCGGTAATTAAAGTTGCCCAGGATACTACGCGTAAAAAAGTAGTCCAGGACACGACGGTTAAAAAACCTGTTCAGGATACTACCATTAAAAAGGTGGCTCAGGACACGACGGTTAAAAAAACTGCTCAGGATACTACTGCTAAAAAAGCAGTTCCTGATACAACCGTTAAAACAGCCGCACAAGATACAGCTGGCAGCAAAGCCGTTCAGGACTCTATCAGTGGTAAAGTATCTGACTCCGGTGGCCCGCTGATTGGTGTGGTCATTACTGTGAAAGGTGGAAAAGATAAATCCCTTACCGACAGTAAAGGGCAATTTAAGATCGCCGCTGGCGATAACGCAATTCTCTTATTCGCCTATATGGGTTATAAGACTAAACAAGAACCCGTCAATAAACGCAAGACCATTAATGTGGTGATGACAACAGAATCAAAAGTGCTGAGTGAAGTACAGGTTGTTGCGACCGGATATGGAACCGTTAACCGCTCCAAACTGACCAGTTCTGTTTCCAGTATCCAGTCTGATCAGATTAAAAACGATGTTATGCCTACCATTACCCAGGCTATTCAGGGTAAAGCAGGAGGCGTGCAGGTTACACAGAAATCGGGATCACCAGGTGGTGGTTTAAATATCCGGATCAGGGGTACCACCTCGATCAATGCTGGTTCTGATCCGTTATACGTAGTAGACGGTATCCCAGTGAACAGTACAACGAATTTTACAGGCGGAAGTAACTTCAACTTCGGTGGAGGAACGCAAGGAATCAATATCCTGGCTTCTATCAACCCATCCGATGTACAATCTGTAGAGATTTTAAAAGATGCGGCCTCTTCTTCCATCTACGGAGCCAGAGCAGCAAATGGTGTGGTGCTGATCACGACTAAAAAAGGTCAGCCAGGTACAAGTACCTTCAGCTTTAACGCTTACGAAGGATTCTCTGAAGTTCCAAACGAGAGAAAGTATAAGATGATGAATACTGGTGAATACCAGGATTACATGAAAGACTATTACAAATACCTGCTGGATGCGAACGGTAATCCTACTGCGGTTCCAGCACAAATATTAGCTAACCCAAATATCAATACAGACTGGCAGAAACAGATTTTCAGAACAGCGCCAACCCGTAACTATGAATTATCTGCACGTGGAGGTTCTGAAAAAACACAATACTATACATCTATTGGCTATATGCGCCAGGGAGGTGTGATTCAGAACTCTAACTTCAGCCGTTTAAGTGCAAGAATCAACCTGGATCACCAACATAGCGATAAATTGAAATTCTCTGCCCGTGTGAATCTGACCAGAGCATTGAACGACCGTGTTCAGGAAGAAAATTCCAAAGAAGGTTCTACAAAAACCGGTATTTTTGCACCGCCAAACCTTCCTGTTTACAATCCTGACGGAAGTTATGCTTACGACCAGGTAAATACCAGCCGTGAGAATCCTTTAGCCATGTTATTATTACCAGTCAACAACTCAGAAACATTCAGAGTATTGGCAAGTGGTTCAGCAGAATATAAATTTATGCCTGAACTGACTTTAAAAACAAGTTTTGGTGCAGATTTAAGTTATATCGATGAAACCTTCTTTATGCCGCCAAACGGTATCCGCTCTTTTGCAGCACAAGGCGGAATCGGTGCACAAAGAAATACAAGAGATCAATTGTGGATCAATGAAACTACGCTGAGCTATCAGAAATCATTTGGTGAACATCATATTGATGCCCTTGCCGGAGCTTCAGTTCAACAATCACGCGTACAATTTGTAGACGCAAGCCGTTCTAATTTTCCATCTAACGATATCGAGTATATTTCTGCCGGTGGTTTAGTTACCGGTGCAAACTCTTTCCCTGAAGAATGGAGTATCGCTTCTGGTTTTTCAAGAGTGAACTATGATTACAAAGGAAAATATCTTTTAACAGCAAACTTCCGAGTTGATGGATCTTCACGTTTCGGTACAAACAGCCGTTACGCTACTTTCCCATCTTTTGGTGCTGCATGGCGTGCCTCAGATGAAGACTTCCTGAAAACTAACAAAGTGATCAGCAATCTGAAATTAAGAGCATCATGGGGTATCACAGGAAACCAGAATATTCCTAACTATGCGAGTTATTCTTTATATAGCGGAAGTAATAACTATATGGGTAATCCTGGTTATTTACCAAATGTACTGGGTGATAAAGACCTGAAATGGGAAACGACCAAACAACTGGACTTCGGTGTAGACGTGGGTCTGCTTAACAACCGTATCTCGATACTTGCAGATTATTATATTAAAAATACTTCTGACCTTTTGGTTGGTGTTGTGGTGCCAACGAGTTCAGGCTTTGCCAACCGTTTTACCAATGTAGGTAAGATCCAGAATAAAGGATTTGAATTTGAATTGACCACACAGAATCTGGTTGGTGCATTTAAATGGAGTACCTCTTTAAACATGTCCTTTAACAGGAATAAAGTTGTTTCCTTGCCAGGAGGAGAATTAAGTGGTGGTGTTGGTGGATTAAACATTGCCAGAGAAGGATTACCACTGGGTTCATTCTACGGATGGAAAATGTCTGGTGTAAACTCTCAGACTGGTATGATTGATTATATCAAACAAGATGGAAGCCTTGGTGCTCCGAATGATCCGAAAGATCGTGGAATCATTGGTAACCCAAACCCTGATTTCTATGGAGGAATTACGAATACATTTACCTATAAAAACTTTGACCTGAGCATTATGGGGCAGTTCTCTTATGGAAACGATGTCTTCAATTATAACCTGGCTTCAGGACTGGACGGAAGTAATAAAACAAGTAACGGTTTTGCAGACTGGAACAGACGCTGGAGAAATCCGGGAGAGATCACTGATATCCCAAGACCAACACCTGGAAACTTTGATAACACAGCTATATCCAGCCGTTTTGTACAGGATGGATCTTTCTTCAGATTGAGAAATATTACGTTTGGTTATACCTTAAGTGATAAAGTTTCGGAGAAATTGAAGATCAAAAGCTTACGTATTTACACCACCGTACAAAACGCTTTCGTATTTACTAAGTACAAAGGTTATGATCCTGAAGTAAGTTCCAGCCATGGCGGCGCGAATGCTGGTTTGACTTATGGGTATGATTACGGTAGTTATCCGCAGCCAAGAATCTTTACTGCAGGTATCAATTTAACTTTCTAAGAACAACTCTATAAACAGCACATGAAGACGATTTCAAAATATATTTTACTAGCAGCCGTGTCCTTAAGCTTTACATCCTGTAAAAAATTCCTGGACAGGGAACCTATTGCACAGATTACACCTGATAACATTTTCAATTCACAACAAGGTGCCCAATCGGCAGTGATGGGAATGTACAGAACACAATTAGGGGCGAACTCTTACGGACAATCCTTAATTATTGTTCCTGAATTCTCAGCCAGACACGTGAATCATGTGTCCAGCTTTCCTGAATATGTAGACTTTAAGACCAATACAATCCGTATCGATAATCCATGGGTACAGAATATCTGGACAGCAGGTTATGCGGCTATTAATGCAGCGAATAATATTGTGGTGAAAGTAGCTGCAATGCCAGAAGCTGCAATTGCGACTGACAAAAGACAGCAATTCATCAGAGAAGCACAATTTATCAGAGCTTTGACTTATTTTAACTTAGTCAGGGCATTTGGAGACGTTCCTTTGATCTTAACGCCAACCGGAGAAAATGATAACCTGAAAGTACCACGTAATACCGTAGCTGAAGTTTATGCGAAAATTATTGCAGATCTGACAGAGGCTTCTAAATTGCCGAACGCTTATGCGAACATTGCAGAAACTAAAGGCAGGGTAACTGGTAATGCGGCTAAAGCTTTATTGGCTAAAGTTTATTTGTACAACGGAAGGGTAACAAATACTTATGCCGAAGCAGCAAGATTAGCAAAGGATGTCATCGCGACAAGCGGCGCATCAATGCCAGTTGACTTTGGTTCAGTCTGGACTACAAAAAACACTTCAGAATCAATTTTTGAATTGCAGTTTGATGCACAGGCAACCAATCCACTCGCAACAGTAAGTAATCCGAATGCCTCTGCTTTATTTTATGCAGAAGGTAAATCAATCGCTGATTTGTATGAAGCAGGAGATAAAAGAAGAGACTTTACCGTTTACCAGAATACGGCCGCAGATCCAAGATTTTATATTGGTAAATACAGAATCTTTAATCCGGCTATTCAAAACGTTCCGTTGATCCGTATTGCAGAAATCTATCTGATCCACGCAGAGGCTCAGGCCCGCGTAGATGGGGCGGTGAGTGCAGCAGCATATGATTCTTATAAAAAGGTGCGTGACAGAGCTGGAATCACTACTCCTGATATTTCTACTTTTACAACGCTTGCAGCATTCATCACTGCCGTACAAAAAGAGAAAAGAAAAGAGATGATGTTCGAAGGAGAAGCGTGGTTTGATTACTGCAGAACCGGTTTAGCATTGACAGATATGATGACAAAACCAGATCCTAATTACTATTTATACCCTATTCCTGATGCAGAGCGCAGAAATAATCCAACCTTAACCCAAAATAAAGGGTATTAGTTTGATTCACAGGTTTATAAAATGAAAAGAGAGGTTTTTACCTCTCTTTTCATTTTTAAGGGAAATTACTATCGGGCTGAAAACTATGTAATTAGATCTTCATACCGGGCAGCTAAACTCATAGAATTGTAACTCTTTTAGGAGGCTATTGCTGTTTAAATAGATTTAATG from Pedobacter sp. WC2423 carries:
- a CDS encoding RagB/SusD family nutrient uptake outer membrane protein, giving the protein MKTISKYILLAAVSLSFTSCKKFLDREPIAQITPDNIFNSQQGAQSAVMGMYRTQLGANSYGQSLIIVPEFSARHVNHVSSFPEYVDFKTNTIRIDNPWVQNIWTAGYAAINAANNIVVKVAAMPEAAIATDKRQQFIREAQFIRALTYFNLVRAFGDVPLILTPTGENDNLKVPRNTVAEVYAKIIADLTEASKLPNAYANIAETKGRVTGNAAKALLAKVYLYNGRVTNTYAEAARLAKDVIATSGASMPVDFGSVWTTKNTSESIFELQFDAQATNPLATVSNPNASALFYAEGKSIADLYEAGDKRRDFTVYQNTAADPRFYIGKYRIFNPAIQNVPLIRIAEIYLIHAEAQARVDGAVSAAAYDSYKKVRDRAGITTPDISTFTTLAAFITAVQKEKRKEMMFEGEAWFDYCRTGLALTDMMTKPDPNYYLYPIPDAERRNNPTLTQNKGY
- a CDS encoding DUF6268 family outer membrane beta-barrel protein, which codes for MFKKNLFFKRLLIILLLLTGKNAIAQFGPENTLDVNAIYVPQSKYTQKNGQVENTEKTQKRMELNYSFPISTKFDPATKKLEKWTGIVSGGYTEMSGKTNTQDVMPEKLLNTMLGVTYLRTMRNKWAMVSLLTAGVNTDLKGVDYHDFFISGGVLFIKTPRQGFSYGFGAFVVNALNAPIVLPGLMLHLETEGRFKFNIDIPTEVSIARDVTKKLELKLAVRFKNTSYDTENTVEPKRRYLNYTELPAGLETKFKSKHFDFVLGGGYMILRNYELREGGIKNLFTEGQINKLGGNFYVNAGIRLKFNKEGK
- a CDS encoding SusC/RagA family TonB-linked outer membrane protein, coding for MKRNPLPYLVCLLAMVFSTQFTKGAAHRKDLSSFRTVLFQTDTIPRDSVKKDSIKKDTAKRAVIPVIKVAQDTTRKKVVQDTTVKKPVQDTTIKKVAQDTTVKKTAQDTTAKKAVPDTTVKTAAQDTAGSKAVQDSISGKVSDSGGPLIGVVITVKGGKDKSLTDSKGQFKIAAGDNAILLFAYMGYKTKQEPVNKRKTINVVMTTESKVLSEVQVVATGYGTVNRSKLTSSVSSIQSDQIKNDVMPTITQAIQGKAGGVQVTQKSGSPGGGLNIRIRGTTSINAGSDPLYVVDGIPVNSTTNFTGGSNFNFGGGTQGINILASINPSDVQSVEILKDAASSSIYGARAANGVVLITTKKGQPGTSTFSFNAYEGFSEVPNERKYKMMNTGEYQDYMKDYYKYLLDANGNPTAVPAQILANPNINTDWQKQIFRTAPTRNYELSARGGSEKTQYYTSIGYMRQGGVIQNSNFSRLSARINLDHQHSDKLKFSARVNLTRALNDRVQEENSKEGSTKTGIFAPPNLPVYNPDGSYAYDQVNTSRENPLAMLLLPVNNSETFRVLASGSAEYKFMPELTLKTSFGADLSYIDETFFMPPNGIRSFAAQGGIGAQRNTRDQLWINETTLSYQKSFGEHHIDALAGASVQQSRVQFVDASRSNFPSNDIEYISAGGLVTGANSFPEEWSIASGFSRVNYDYKGKYLLTANFRVDGSSRFGTNSRYATFPSFGAAWRASDEDFLKTNKVISNLKLRASWGITGNQNIPNYASYSLYSGSNNYMGNPGYLPNVLGDKDLKWETTKQLDFGVDVGLLNNRISILADYYIKNTSDLLVGVVVPTSSGFANRFTNVGKIQNKGFEFELTTQNLVGAFKWSTSLNMSFNRNKVVSLPGGELSGGVGGLNIAREGLPLGSFYGWKMSGVNSQTGMIDYIKQDGSLGAPNDPKDRGIIGNPNPDFYGGITNTFTYKNFDLSIMGQFSYGNDVFNYNLASGLDGSNKTSNGFADWNRRWRNPGEITDIPRPTPGNFDNTAISSRFVQDGSFFRLRNITFGYTLSDKVSEKLKIKSLRIYTTVQNAFVFTKYKGYDPEVSSSHGGANAGLTYGYDYGSYPQPRIFTAGINLTF